A single window of Bos javanicus breed banteng chromosome 19, ARS-OSU_banteng_1.0, whole genome shotgun sequence DNA harbors:
- the GHDC gene encoding GH3 domain-containing protein isoform X1, whose product MLLLLLTLLLLLPLAMLLWRPQSRDARRSWLVRLQHCVTWGALRWAAAWQQKRLAQSTLHAGQSQQQALRWCLRGVQGPRCPLRGSTDISTFRNHLPLTKASQAQEEESGGQPLPPTSNRYHGEASLQATLLGLAALNKAYPEVLAPGGTARVTASSPWPYPLPWPWHALGQVSPTGAKDPRVLLLEALRSPGLQALEAGTAAELLDVFLDLEAHGEELAEAIAAGNPGAPLPRRAAELREALEQGTRGLALRLWPKLQVVVTLDAGGQAEAVAALGALWCQGLTFFSPAYAASGGVLGLSLWPEQPHGLYLLPPGAPFIELLPIKEGTWEEATRTVLLAEAQKGKEYELVLTNHASLTRCRLGDVVQVAGDYNQCPVVKFICRLGQTLSVRGEDTGEDVFSEALGRAVGQWPGAKLLDHGWVESRILGGLSADSSEGSAPHYEVFVALKGLRNLSEENRDKLDHCLQETSARYKDLRFRGSMGPAQVHLVGQGAFRELRAALAACPSAPFPPEMPRVLRHRSLAQCLQRRVVS is encoded by the exons atgctgctgctgctgctgaccctgttgctgctgctgccactggcCATGCTCCTGTGGCGGCCGCAGTCCCGGGATGCCAGGCGGTCCTGGCTTGTCCGCCTCCAGCACTGTGTGACGTGGGGGGCCCTGCGCTGGGCAGCCGCCTGGCAGCAGAAGAGACTAGCGCAGAGCACGTTGCACGCAGGCCAGAGCCAGCAGCAGGCCCTGAGGTGGTGTCTGCGCGGAGTCCAAGGTCCCCGCTGTCCCCTCAGAGGGAGCACAG ATATAAGCACCTTCCGGAATCATCTCCCTCTGACCAAGGCCAGCCAGGCCCAGGAGGAAGAAAGTGGCGGGCAGCCCTTGCCCCCCACCTCAAACCGGTACCATGGCGAGGCCTCTCTGCAG GCCACCTTGCTGGGTCTGGCAGCCCTAAACAAGGCCTACCCGGAAGTGCTGGCTCCAGGAGGCACGGCTCGTGTAACTGCTTCCTCCCCTTGGCCCTACCCCCTCCCTTGGCCTTGGCATGCCCTGGGCCAAGTGAGCCCCACTGGAGCCAAGGACCCAAGGGTCCTGCTCCTGGAGGCACTGAGGTCCCCAGGGCTGCAGGCTCTGGAAGCTGGGACGGCAGCAGAGCTCCTAGATGTCTTCTTGGACCTGGAGGCCCATGGGGAAGAGCTGGCTGAGGCCATCGCTGCTGGGAACCCAGGAGCACCTCTCCCCAGACGGGCAGCCGAGCTGCGGGAAGCCCTGGAGCAGGGAACCCGAGGACTGGCCCTTCGGCTCTGGCCAAAACTGCAGGTGGTGGTGACTCTGGACGCAGGAGGCCAGGCTGAGGCTGTGGCTGCCCTGGGGGCCTTGTGGTGCCAAGGGCTCACCTTCTTCTCACCCGCTTACGCTGCTTCTGGAG GGGTGTTGGGCCTGAGTCTGTGGCCAGAGCAGCCCCATGGCCTGTACCTTCTGCCCCCTGGAGCTCCCTTTATTGAGCTGCTCCCTATCAAGGAAGGAACTTGGGAAGAGGCTACCCGCACTGTCCTGCTGGCTGAGGCCCAGAAGGGCAAGGAATACGAGCTGGTGTTGACCAACCATGCCAGCCTCACCAG GTGCCGGCTTGGTGATGTGGTACAGGTAGCGGGTGACTACAATCAGTGTCCGGTCGTCAAATTCATCTGCAG GCTGGGCCAGACCCTGAGTGTTCGAGGTGAAGACACTGGTGAGGATGTGTTCTCTGAGGCCCTGGGCCGGGCCGTGGGGCAGTGGCCGGGGGCCAAGCTGTTGGACCATggctgggtggagagcaggattCTGG GCGGTTTGTCCGCAGATTCCTCTGAGGGCTCCGCTCCCCACTATGAGGTATTTGTGGCACTGAAGGGGCTGAGGAACTTGTCAGAGGAAAATCGAGACAAG CTTGACCACTGCCTTCAGGAAACCTCCGCTCGCTACAAGGACCTGCGGTTCCGGGGCAGCATGGGCCCCGCCCAAGTCCAcctggtggggcagggggcctTCAGGGAACTGCGGGCAGCCCTCGCTGCCTGCCCCTCGGCCCCTTTCCCTCCAGAGATGCCCCGGGTTCTCAGGCACAGGTCCCTGGCCCAGTGCCTGCAGAGGAGGGTGGTGTCCTGA
- the GHDC gene encoding GH3 domain-containing protein isoform X2 — MLLLLLTLLLLLPLAMLLWRPQSRDARRSWLVRLQHCVTWGALRWAAAWQQKRLAQSTLHAGQSQQQALRWCLRGVQGPRCPLRGSTDISTFRNHLPLTKASQAQEEESGGQPLPPTSNRYHGEASLQATLLGLAALNKAYPEVLAPGGTARVTASSPWPYPLPWPWHALGQVSPTGAKDPRVLLLEALRSPGLQALEAGTAAELLDVFLDLEAHGEELAEAIAAGNPGAPLPRRAAELREALEQGTRGLALRLWPKLQVVVTLDAGGQAEAVAALGALWCQGLTFFSPAYAASGGVLGLSLWPEQPHGLYLLPPGAPFIELLPIKEGTWEEATRTVLLAEAQKGKEYELVLTNHASLTRCRLGDVVQVAGDYNQCPVVKFICRLGQTLSVRGEDTGEDVFSEALGRAVGQWPGAKLLDHGWVESRILDSSEGSAPHYEVFVALKGLRNLSEENRDKLDHCLQETSARYKDLRFRGSMGPAQVHLVGQGAFRELRAALAACPSAPFPPEMPRVLRHRSLAQCLQRRVVS; from the exons atgctgctgctgctgctgaccctgttgctgctgctgccactggcCATGCTCCTGTGGCGGCCGCAGTCCCGGGATGCCAGGCGGTCCTGGCTTGTCCGCCTCCAGCACTGTGTGACGTGGGGGGCCCTGCGCTGGGCAGCCGCCTGGCAGCAGAAGAGACTAGCGCAGAGCACGTTGCACGCAGGCCAGAGCCAGCAGCAGGCCCTGAGGTGGTGTCTGCGCGGAGTCCAAGGTCCCCGCTGTCCCCTCAGAGGGAGCACAG ATATAAGCACCTTCCGGAATCATCTCCCTCTGACCAAGGCCAGCCAGGCCCAGGAGGAAGAAAGTGGCGGGCAGCCCTTGCCCCCCACCTCAAACCGGTACCATGGCGAGGCCTCTCTGCAG GCCACCTTGCTGGGTCTGGCAGCCCTAAACAAGGCCTACCCGGAAGTGCTGGCTCCAGGAGGCACGGCTCGTGTAACTGCTTCCTCCCCTTGGCCCTACCCCCTCCCTTGGCCTTGGCATGCCCTGGGCCAAGTGAGCCCCACTGGAGCCAAGGACCCAAGGGTCCTGCTCCTGGAGGCACTGAGGTCCCCAGGGCTGCAGGCTCTGGAAGCTGGGACGGCAGCAGAGCTCCTAGATGTCTTCTTGGACCTGGAGGCCCATGGGGAAGAGCTGGCTGAGGCCATCGCTGCTGGGAACCCAGGAGCACCTCTCCCCAGACGGGCAGCCGAGCTGCGGGAAGCCCTGGAGCAGGGAACCCGAGGACTGGCCCTTCGGCTCTGGCCAAAACTGCAGGTGGTGGTGACTCTGGACGCAGGAGGCCAGGCTGAGGCTGTGGCTGCCCTGGGGGCCTTGTGGTGCCAAGGGCTCACCTTCTTCTCACCCGCTTACGCTGCTTCTGGAG GGGTGTTGGGCCTGAGTCTGTGGCCAGAGCAGCCCCATGGCCTGTACCTTCTGCCCCCTGGAGCTCCCTTTATTGAGCTGCTCCCTATCAAGGAAGGAACTTGGGAAGAGGCTACCCGCACTGTCCTGCTGGCTGAGGCCCAGAAGGGCAAGGAATACGAGCTGGTGTTGACCAACCATGCCAGCCTCACCAG GTGCCGGCTTGGTGATGTGGTACAGGTAGCGGGTGACTACAATCAGTGTCCGGTCGTCAAATTCATCTGCAG GCTGGGCCAGACCCTGAGTGTTCGAGGTGAAGACACTGGTGAGGATGTGTTCTCTGAGGCCCTGGGCCGGGCCGTGGGGCAGTGGCCGGGGGCCAAGCTGTTGGACCATggctgggtggagagcaggattCTGG ATTCCTCTGAGGGCTCCGCTCCCCACTATGAGGTATTTGTGGCACTGAAGGGGCTGAGGAACTTGTCAGAGGAAAATCGAGACAAG CTTGACCACTGCCTTCAGGAAACCTCCGCTCGCTACAAGGACCTGCGGTTCCGGGGCAGCATGGGCCCCGCCCAAGTCCAcctggtggggcagggggcctTCAGGGAACTGCGGGCAGCCCTCGCTGCCTGCCCCTCGGCCCCTTTCCCTCCAGAGATGCCCCGGGTTCTCAGGCACAGGTCCCTGGCCCAGTGCCTGCAGAGGAGGGTGGTGTCCTGA